A single genomic interval of Juglans regia cultivar Chandler chromosome 1, Walnut 2.0, whole genome shotgun sequence harbors:
- the LOC108995943 gene encoding uncharacterized protein LOC108995943, translating to MSCLSVKLPPATKIWKSFTSKLQSKLHKLQRSKVIKKPQNRLKKTTAVPGFGVWPSLLSEQRFQRKNVRLVHAHHVDHLRYHRQVRVFEKRSTAQLVYVDKLFKDQPGADQLVEHVQPLQTSCQPSAKNMKHLDQPAVVMQQQQQQGGRLPEKAISGDDMWESLVLASPLLRGVDERAEEFIAKFRAEMEVQEMFARVL from the coding sequence ATGTCTTGTCTGAGTGTGAAGCTTCCCCCTGCTACAAAGATATGGAAAAGCTTCACCTCTAAACTCCAAAGCAAACTGCACAAGCTCCAGCGGTCTAAAGTCATCAAGAAACCCCAAAACAGGCTCAAGAAAACAACCGCCGTGCCCGGCTTTGGCGTTTGGCCTTCCCTCCTTTCTGAGCAACGCTTCCAACGTAAAAATGTACGGCTTGTCCATGCACACCACGTTGATCATCTTCGCTACCATCGACAAGTACGCGTCTTCGAGAAGAGAAGTACTGCACAGCTTGTGTATGTCGATAAACTCTTCAAAGATCAGCCCGGGGCTGATCAGCTGGTGGAACATGTCCAGCCACTGCAAACAAGTTGTCAGCCTAGCGCAAAGAACATGAAGCACCTTGATCAGCCAGCTGTAGtaatgcagcagcagcagcagcaaggTGGCAGATTGCCCGAGAAAGCTATATCGGGAGATGATATGTGGGAGTCACTGGTGTTGGCCTCGCCTCTGCTGCGCGGCGTAGATGAAAGAGCAGAGGAATTCATTGCGAAATTCAGGGCTGAAATGGAGGTTCAGGAGATGTTCGCACGCGTTTTGTAG